The Gadus macrocephalus chromosome 13, ASM3116895v1 genome includes a window with the following:
- the csf1a gene encoding macrophage colony-stimulating factor 1a isoform X2: MKRLSPVSFTRVLCSSPKEALQKARGVVELYAVLLRQRSSPVDWSCQEEYAALEYEEGEGEEPPATITPPATIPIPDATISGVFECQCPCPWFPKAATPSSSTAQSYSPRTQPAQNPTTAALPPGFIRHPYHTDTTMSHGTIDKDNLTPSPFKTAAFSHSQPFEERESSDVPARVIEVPYSPEAVSVRVPVLMDETDGQADKDLMYRSEASTTGPSVLSENASVSPALGLADGQRTFSSGETTTHGWAKGTLEAKDFDSQHQYDTVLLSQEEVLRLEYYESKATKGTHRATPKSTADNHDDFTMDQMAFMDARALRRRQKYSSKYRIFPRDLRTKAKDIPSTATAKSESEETRTAHQDRSRSRHTFR; the protein is encoded by the exons ATGAAGAGATTGAG CCCCGTGAGCTTCACCAGGGTCCTGTGCAGCTCTCCTAAGGAGGCTCTTCAGAAGGCCCGGGGCGTGGTGGAGCTGTATGCGGTGCTGCTGCGGCAGCGGAGCAGCCCTGTGGACTGGAGCTGTCAAGAGGAGTACGCTGCCCTGGAGtacgaggagggggagggggaggagccaccaGCAACCATCACGCCACCAGCAACCATTCCCATACCGGACGCGACAATCTCCG GTGTATTTGAATGCCAATGCCCTTGCCCATGGTTCCCAAAGGCCgccactccatcctcctccacgGCTCAAAGCTACAGTCCACGGACACAGCCTGCCCAAAACCCAACCACAGCTGCCCTGCCTCCGGGTTTCATCCGTCATCCATATCACACGGACACAACAATGTCTCATGGGACTATCGACAAAGATAATCTAACGCCAAGTCCCTTTAAGACGGCAGCATTCTCTCACAGTCAGCCGTTTGAGGAAAGGGAATCGTCTGACGTTCCAGCAAGGGTGATCGAGGTTCCATATTCACCCGAAGCTGTATCGGTCAGGGTTCCTGTTTTGATGGATGAGACGGATGGACAGGCAGATAAGGATTTAATGTACAGAAGTGAGGCCTCAACCACAGGGCCCTCTGTGTTATCTGAGAACGCGTCTGTGAGCCCAGCCCTCGGTCTGGCTGATGGACAGAGGACTTTCAGCAGTGGTGAGACCACCACACACGGGTGGGCCAAAGGAACGCTGGAGGCAAAGGACTTTGACTCACAACACCAATACGACACTGTGTTACTCAGCCAGGAGGAAGTCCTCAGACTTGAATATTATGAATCTAAGGCCACCAAAGGAACGCACAGAGCGACACCGAAGAGCACTGCTGATAATCATGACGATTTTACAATGGATCAAATGGCATTTATGGATGCCAGGGCATTGAGAAGAAGACAGAAATATTCGTCAAAATACAGAATCTTCCCAAGAGATCTACGAACAAAAGCAAAGGATATTCCATCGACCGCAACAGCAAAGTCTGAATCAGAAGAGACCAGGACAGCACACCAGGACAGGAGCAGGAGTCGTCATACGTTCCGATAG
- the csf1a gene encoding macrophage colony-stimulating factor 1a isoform X3 → MRSNTHTHTYPTSHFLPVPLCSACMSSAALGFSWPAGPFCFCTTLLTSHRPDLCTNDSKSGLCYSLCAPASQMNTHNLELTAKARHLCFLLPLLMSLAWGLPGPCRHSVTKHHLLSLSRLMDNQLENGCSIVYAFTERQNLSEVCYVKAAFPHILELLNTHFNYAKNSDNRRYVSTLRRVIFNLYSQGCVPEINEEIEDSPVSFTRVLCSSPKEALQKARGVVELYAVLLRQRSSPVDWSCQEEYAALEYEEGEGEEPPATITPPATIPIPDATISDFSFPFRCI, encoded by the exons atgcgctcaaacacgcacacacacacatacccaaccTCCCActttctccctgtccctctctgctcAGCTTGTATGAGCAGTGCTGCTCTGGGATTCAGTTGGCCCGCTGGTCCATTCTGCTTCTGTACTACGCTACTCACCTCCCACAGACCAGACCTCTGCACCAATGACTCTAAAAGTGGACTTTGCTATTCTTTATGTGCCCCGGCCAgccagatgaacacacacaatctgGAACTTACAGCCAAG GCAAGGCATCTGTGCTTCCTGCTGCCCCTGCTCATGAGCCTGGCCTGGGGCCTTCCTGGTCCATGTCGACACTCTGTGACAAAGCACCACCTACTAAGCCTCAGTCGCCTG ATGGATAACCAATTGGAGAATGGATGTTCAATAGTCTATGCATTCACAGAACGCCAGAATTTG AGTGAAGTCTGTTATGTCAAAGCTGCCTTTCCACATATCCTGGAGTTGCTGAACACACACTTCAACTATGCAAAGAACTCTGACAACCGGAgatatgtcagcactttgagaAGGGTCATCTTCAACCTTTATTCCCAAGGATGTGTACCAGAAATCAATGAAGAGATTGAG GACAGCCCCGTGAGCTTCACCAGGGTCCTGTGCAGCTCTCCTAAGGAGGCTCTTCAGAAGGCCCGGGGCGTGGTGGAGCTGTATGCGGTGCTGCTGCGGCAGCGGAGCAGCCCTGTGGACTGGAGCTGTCAAGAGGAGTACGCTGCCCTGGAGtacgaggagggggagggggaggagccaccaGCAACCATCACGCCACCAGCAACCATTCCCATACCGGACGCGACAATCTCCG ACTTCTCTTTTCCCTTCAGGTGTATTTGA
- the csf1a gene encoding macrophage colony-stimulating factor 1a isoform X1: protein MRSNTHTHTYPTSHFLPVPLCSACMSSAALGFSWPAGPFCFCTTLLTSHRPDLCTNDSKSGLCYSLCAPASQMNTHNLELTAKARHLCFLLPLLMSLAWGLPGPCRHSVTKHHLLSLSRLMDNQLENGCSIVYAFTERQNLSEVCYVKAAFPHILELLNTHFNYAKNSDNRRYVSTLRRVIFNLYSQGCVPEINEEIEDSPVSFTRVLCSSPKEALQKARGVVELYAVLLRQRSSPVDWSCQEEYAALEYEEGEGEEPPATITPPATIPIPDATISGVFECQCPCPWFPKAATPSSSTAQSYSPRTQPAQNPTTAALPPGFIRHPYHTDTTMSHGTIDKDNLTPSPFKTAAFSHSQPFEERESSDVPARVIEVPYSPEAVSVRVPVLMDETDGQADKDLMYRSEASTTGPSVLSENASVSPALGLADGQRTFSSGETTTHGWAKGTLEAKDFDSQHQYDTVLLSQEEVLRLEYYESKATKGTHRATPKSTADNHDDFTMDQMAFMDARALRRRQKYSSKYRIFPRDLRTKAKDIPSTATAKSESEETRTAHQDRSRSRHTFR from the exons atgcgctcaaacacgcacacacacacatacccaaccTCCCActttctccctgtccctctctgctcAGCTTGTATGAGCAGTGCTGCTCTGGGATTCAGTTGGCCCGCTGGTCCATTCTGCTTCTGTACTACGCTACTCACCTCCCACAGACCAGACCTCTGCACCAATGACTCTAAAAGTGGACTTTGCTATTCTTTATGTGCCCCGGCCAgccagatgaacacacacaatctgGAACTTACAGCCAAG GCAAGGCATCTGTGCTTCCTGCTGCCCCTGCTCATGAGCCTGGCCTGGGGCCTTCCTGGTCCATGTCGACACTCTGTGACAAAGCACCACCTACTAAGCCTCAGTCGCCTG ATGGATAACCAATTGGAGAATGGATGTTCAATAGTCTATGCATTCACAGAACGCCAGAATTTG AGTGAAGTCTGTTATGTCAAAGCTGCCTTTCCACATATCCTGGAGTTGCTGAACACACACTTCAACTATGCAAAGAACTCTGACAACCGGAgatatgtcagcactttgagaAGGGTCATCTTCAACCTTTATTCCCAAGGATGTGTACCAGAAATCAATGAAGAGATTGAG GACAGCCCCGTGAGCTTCACCAGGGTCCTGTGCAGCTCTCCTAAGGAGGCTCTTCAGAAGGCCCGGGGCGTGGTGGAGCTGTATGCGGTGCTGCTGCGGCAGCGGAGCAGCCCTGTGGACTGGAGCTGTCAAGAGGAGTACGCTGCCCTGGAGtacgaggagggggagggggaggagccaccaGCAACCATCACGCCACCAGCAACCATTCCCATACCGGACGCGACAATCTCCG GTGTATTTGAATGCCAATGCCCTTGCCCATGGTTCCCAAAGGCCgccactccatcctcctccacgGCTCAAAGCTACAGTCCACGGACACAGCCTGCCCAAAACCCAACCACAGCTGCCCTGCCTCCGGGTTTCATCCGTCATCCATATCACACGGACACAACAATGTCTCATGGGACTATCGACAAAGATAATCTAACGCCAAGTCCCTTTAAGACGGCAGCATTCTCTCACAGTCAGCCGTTTGAGGAAAGGGAATCGTCTGACGTTCCAGCAAGGGTGATCGAGGTTCCATATTCACCCGAAGCTGTATCGGTCAGGGTTCCTGTTTTGATGGATGAGACGGATGGACAGGCAGATAAGGATTTAATGTACAGAAGTGAGGCCTCAACCACAGGGCCCTCTGTGTTATCTGAGAACGCGTCTGTGAGCCCAGCCCTCGGTCTGGCTGATGGACAGAGGACTTTCAGCAGTGGTGAGACCACCACACACGGGTGGGCCAAAGGAACGCTGGAGGCAAAGGACTTTGACTCACAACACCAATACGACACTGTGTTACTCAGCCAGGAGGAAGTCCTCAGACTTGAATATTATGAATCTAAGGCCACCAAAGGAACGCACAGAGCGACACCGAAGAGCACTGCTGATAATCATGACGATTTTACAATGGATCAAATGGCATTTATGGATGCCAGGGCATTGAGAAGAAGACAGAAATATTCGTCAAAATACAGAATCTTCCCAAGAGATCTACGAACAAAAGCAAAGGATATTCCATCGACCGCAACAGCAAAGTCTGAATCAGAAGAGACCAGGACAGCACACCAGGACAGGAGCAGGAGTCGTCATACGTTCCGATAG